The Thermoflavifilum sp. genome contains a region encoding:
- a CDS encoding LytTR family DNA-binding domain-containing protein, with the protein MSAIHCYIIDDEFRSIRLIESMLKDYFPEISVIGTHTDPRSALVQLKQFIPDLLFLDIHLPEMDGFSFLEALPHDISEVIFITAYQEYALRAFDVHAIGYLTKPIQTDKFISCVSRAIEHIQLRKQHNLQKSSSLFLTDVNLKLTLHDGKVSALVDVNRIVFAESQGNYTRIYLLDGRQQVICKQLGKIQQELPSSVFCRIHHQYLINLYHVISYTTGLSVEVKMSNGIRLPVSRRQKKHFFDCIQMLFHS; encoded by the coding sequence ATGTCGGCCATCCATTGCTATATCATAGACGACGAATTTCGAAGTATTCGTCTGATTGAATCCATGCTGAAAGATTATTTTCCAGAAATAAGCGTGATAGGTACACATACCGATCCTCGATCGGCACTCGTACAGCTCAAGCAATTCATACCCGACTTGTTGTTTTTAGATATTCATCTACCCGAGATGGATGGCTTCTCTTTTCTGGAGGCTCTTCCACATGATATTTCGGAAGTTATATTTATCACAGCTTATCAGGAATATGCCCTTCGTGCATTTGATGTGCATGCGATTGGTTATCTCACCAAACCCATACAAACCGATAAGTTTATTTCCTGTGTTAGTCGAGCAATTGAGCATATTCAGTTGAGAAAACAGCATAATCTTCAAAAATCATCTTCTTTATTTCTCACTGATGTAAATTTAAAACTCACATTACATGATGGTAAGGTAAGTGCATTAGTGGATGTAAACCGTATTGTATTTGCCGAAAGTCAGGGTAATTATACGCGAATATATCTCCTGGATGGCCGTCAGCAAGTTATCTGTAAACAACTGGGTAAGATTCAGCAGGAACTTCCTTCATCTGTTTTTTGCAGAATTCATCATCAATACCTGATTAACCTTTACCATGTCATCAGTTATACGACGGGATTATCTGTTGAAGTGAAAATGTCGAATGGGATTCGATTACCTGTGTCCAGAAGACAGAAAAAGCACTTTTTTGACTGCATTCAGATGCTTTTCCATTCCTGA